The Brachyhypopomus gauderio isolate BG-103 chromosome 7, BGAUD_0.2, whole genome shotgun sequence genome has a window encoding:
- the elovl2 gene encoding very long chain fatty acid elongase 2, translating to MDLIDVKYFYVADEWLNGAVDKLFGERDHRVRGWLLLDSCTPSLVLTFIYLLTIYLGQKYMKNRPAYSLKNVLLLYNFSVTILSFYMLVELISAAWSAGYRLKCQGLFDAGDDDIRVAKVLWWYYFSKLIEFLDTIFFVLRKKNNQITFLHVYHHASMFNIWWCVLNWIPCGQSFFGPTLNSFIHVLMYSYYGLSTIPSMHKYLWWKRYLTQAQLIQFIMTITHTLSAVVFPCGFPLGCLLFQSSYMLTLVILFVNFYVQTYRKKPTGDNKPREVARNHVNGVSSSLNGAKHKLQ from the exons ATGGATCTCATTGACGTG AAATATTTCTATGTTGCTGACGAGTGGTTAAACGGTGCAGTGGATAAGCTATTTGGAGAGAGAG ATCACAGAGTTCGAGGATGGCTTCTACTGGACTCCTGCACACCCAGTCTGGTTCTCACCTTCATCTACCTCCTCACAATCTACCTGGGGCAGAAGTACATGAAGAACAGGCCGGCGTACTCACTGAAAAATGTCCTACTGCTGTACAATTTCTCCGTTACCATCCTGTCGTTCTAcatgctggtggag ctaatATCAGCAGCATGGTCGGCAGGCTACCGCCTGAAATGTCAAGGCCTCTTTGATGCAGGAGATGATGACATCAGG GTGGCAAAAGTGTTGTGGTGGTATTACTTCTCCAAACTGATCGAATTCCTCGACACCATCTTCTTTGTGTTGAGGAAGAAGAACAATCAGATCACCTTCCTACATGTGTACCACCATGCCTCCATGTTTAATATCTGGTGGTGCGTCCTCAACTGGATCCCATGTGGACAGA GTTTCTTTGGACCGACGTTGAACAGTTTCATCCATGTGCTGATGTACTCGTACTACGGCCTGTCTACCATCCCCTCCATGCACAAGTACTTGTGGTGGAAACGCTACCTCACACAGGCCCAGCTG ATTCAGTTTATAATGACTATAACACACACGCTGAGCGCGGTGGTTTTCCCCTGTGGCTTCCCCCTGGGCTGTCTGTTGTTCCAGTCCAGCTACATGCTCACACTCGTCATCCTCTTCGTCAACTTCTACGTTCAG ACGTACCGCAAAAAGCCGACGGGAGACAACAAACCAAGAGAAGTGGCGAGAAATCACGTGAATGGCGTCTCGTCCTCCCTCAATGGAGCCAAACATAAGCTACAATAA